The Hevea brasiliensis isolate MT/VB/25A 57/8 unplaced genomic scaffold, ASM3005281v1 Scaf260, whole genome shotgun sequence genomic sequence AGGGGTTTGAATATGTAAAATTTAATTACCTAAATTCCGAACCATGACAAGTctttaataattttctttttggaCTTATGAAATCTCACCAAAAATTAAGTCTCTTTGTGGGGTTGACATGGATAATTGACCCATGTTGAAAAATCTTTCCTTTACCCCTTCATTTGGGTCCCATGTTTCATAAATCCATTATGTCAAAActctttaaaattaattaattaagatggGTTTTGCTTGCTTAAGACACTGATTGATATATGCGTCATTCCTTGTCAACTTATGCTCGACAGGTCCCCTTCATTATTTCTCATGCTTCATCTGATTTTTTATCAGATTATATATTGTCTTGTGCTGTGTGTTTTAATTCTCCTAAATATCACAACTCTCCTCTgagatatatgtatatattttttttctttaaaaatataattgCTTTGCATTGAAGATTAGCCTCTATTATCTGCTAACCTTCTTTTCTTGATATCTCTTAATATAAGTATTCAATTATTGAATTATTCTTAAACAAAATTATATGATACCAAGAAATGAATTTGTGAAATGCAATATATTTATAAAGCCCTACATGATACATCAGGCCTCAGCTCATGAGAACCCTAACCAACTGACATTAATTTTCACCTAGCATAATTGATGTCTAATTCAAAATTCACCCATGGTTATGAAATGTTTCCTCTCCATTGGATAGCTAGTCCCACAGCATGACTCATCATAGCAGAAAAGAGAAACAGAAACTCACATGGGTCAAGTTTGTTCTTATTGATCAAAGGACTTTCAAAAGCCATGGACTAGAAGGAGTTCAAAATAAGATTGTTAGGTTGTACATATTATTGTTTTAGGGTTTTATCTTTCATGATGAAACAATAGAGAGAGTTGGGAGAGATGGGTGGGTTGGACCTACTCTTTTCATGCCCTTTCTGTTTTGCCATTATTACCAAGGAAAGTATTCCCCTAGCTAGAGCCATTTATAATTTCTCTGTTCACACAaatatctctctctctcacacacatgtATATGAAAACAAAATATATGTTTTGTTTTGTCCCATTTTTTCATTTAGCGTATTTTGTTCTAGGTTGGTTTTTCAAGAGAGATCTATTAATTAGGGTTTAACCAAGTGATTTGTGTAAAATTTTTCatgattatttaatattaataaaatctgCGGCTTAAAAAAGAAACTATGTTATAGGAGACACATGAGGCTATTAAACCAAACACGAATGTGTAGAATTTGTTGATGAGGAAGTTAGGATGGTTGAGTAACTTTCTTTATATGATAATACAAACAAAGACAGAAGAAAACATAGCAGAATCAAACACATGGTTAAGccctttttttaattatttgtgcTTAGAGATAATTAATTAAGCATGGAAACAAGATTAAATCATGTTGTCAAATAAATAATCAGTTTAATTAAGGTCAAATGCAACCTGACATAACCTTGATCATCAAAATGGCTTTCGTCCAAGAACTAGATTCCGAAGGAAGTTGGGAAGTTTAAGCTGCTCCTGTTacttcaaccacaatttattatCTTCATATATAATACACTACCCGATAAAGAGCCATGAGAAGAAACAATCAAACAAGCACTTGAGAGAATGGAATGagagaagaggaaaaaaaaaaaaaaaaaaaggaaaattattatttagttgatgtattttaatgaaattaattatttgatttttgtattttaaaaaatatattatttagtccatgtatttttctttcattaaactacttagttttttttataaattttccgttatttatactatttaaattactatttagtccttCTATTTTAATGAAACTTATTAGTTAttccttatattttgaaaaacactattatttagtctttctattttaatgaaactaattaattggtctatatattttgaaaaatataatattttaaaaaatatatttttggataaaaataaaaattttactatgTGGAGACAAAATCAGAATTTACATATAacttttttaaattttcaatttcttagacattatttttatgttttctttactgtaaaataatttttcttaattatttagaaatttaaagaaattgaCTAGCTTTTTTTGTGTGGATAGCTTATATCATTTTTATCAACGGATAAAAACAAAGAGAAAAGAAGGGGGAAGAGGATGTGGGTGTAGAGGAGAAGAAacatgtagagagagagagagagagagagagagagagaggagagagagtatTTAGATAGTTtagatatataaaataattataagactaaaTAATTAACTGAGTCAAATTACAGGCATTAACTAGTttcaaaatatagagattaactaattagtttcactaaattaaataaatgaattaaataatagGTTGATCAATATTGACTATTGAAAAAATTGAGGTAATGACTAAACagtttaataaaagtaaaatacaggaattaaataatatatttttcaaaatatagagacTATATAATTAGTTTCACAAAATGCAAATGGTAAATAGTAATTTGTCGAAAAAACTTCACAATCAGATgtaatttaattgtttttttaTACTCTCAAACatgaaattaataagaaaaatataattttaaaatataaatatttacctaaaatataaaaaaaaattatatagatttttaaataattttttttcataaataaacaaatatataAAAGTCAAACCTGTAGAAAAATCTTTGAATAAACACATGATTATAAGTCAATTAGTTCCCGATGATGAGTTTGAGCCTAAATACACAATTAAGGGCCAAATTAACTtgcaaattcaaaataattttataattaatttccaatcagaagccaactatatgtaaaattaattagttCAATAATCAGTCCAAATCAAACCAGGTCAATTAGATGGCATCAcatcaaaaatatttttaattaattaattaattaatcttcaacCAATATCATGTGTGATTAGGATTGTTAATCTTTGGTCATTCTTGATATTTGTATATCTGAAAATACACATATAAGTACAAGGTTTGGTTAGCTTGTGTTCCTGTTTCCTAGTGTTTCTTGTTCCTTATTCTCTGCATATCTTGTAAAATACACAGGTGTTTGTTAAGTAACTGATGTAATAGAAGATTTGGtcaaataattatcataaaataataGATTAATTATTTGGCTTAAAATTAACTAAGGATTAATAGATAATGATGGGCGTATCTAGTTAGGCATTTTCTTGATTTTGTTGAACTAGTTTGATAGTATTGCTGATGTTATATGCACCTAATCTTGTAAGTACTCAATTGAGAGACCCAAATAACTAATTTTTCTATTCAGTATTTCCACTTTAGACTCAGGATGGCAATTCCTTTATAAAGATTGTCACagtttttcatgcccatccaagTCAATAGTagagaagaataaaaaaaaaaaaaactttttttttactACAATTGGCTCTAATTGGGCTCAAATTTGAGACTTCACAGTTCTGAAGAAGACTCAATATCATTGAACTAATACCTACTAGTAGAAAATAACTACTTGCTAATATCAATATCCAcgatatttttggaaaatcgtaACGTTCTctcgaatatatatatatatatatatatatatatatatatatatatatatatatagtatccTCTCTTATAAAAATTATGAATCTTTCATATGATATAAAGACTAACCGCCATGTAATAAGGGAATATGCATATACATTGAGAGCATCTAATAATCTCTCAATTTCttgatattagaaaaaaaaaaggcatgGATACATGGTGGGAAAAGGCACCAAACCCCAATCCTACCCATAAACGTTTGCCCAACCCACTAATCTTCTTCATCTGCTTTTCTAGACAATTTCTATGGAAACGACCCTCTAAATGATTGGATATGAATTTGTCATCAAGGGCTAATCACTCTGAAATTAATTGATTTTGTAGTCAAATTagtctataaattttatttttaaagtaaTTAAGTTTCAATTTCATATTAAAAGCTTAAAATATGTGTTCAATTTAATAAAATTGGGACTTAATTGCATAAAACTAAAACTTGTAGATTAATTTGTctacaaaattaattttgaattgattttctcTTTAATGACAAATTCACGAATAATTATTATCATATCAATAATAACGATTAAgctttaattttaaaaaacttGAGGTtggttatataatttttttataaattaatcttacatttatatttaaaaattataaaattttaatatcatgatTATgatgaataattaaaataaattcgtTATACATGAAATAATTTCCCACGAGATAATTTCCCGAGTTGGGCCGGCAAATGGCTACTTAATCCCATCAGTGTCGAATTCTCAAACGAGGGTTTCAGGCTGGGCTGCCCACAAGTTGGGTTGTTATTAGTCCAAGTCCATAGCTCGGGCTTCCATAAGCCCTGCGAAAGATCCCATTGGATTTGAGTGCTTTTAAGTCTGTAGAGtatttaagtttttatttatataattttttttttaattataaactcGATTAAATTTAACTCTGTTAATAGATTGTCCTAGCTCATCTAACCCCTCCTACCCCCTTCAGCTGAAATAACAGGGATGCTTTTTCGGTTGCTTTCAGCTTGTGTCTTCCGTCATATGGCCTTTGAAAGTTTTGTCCTTTTCATGGACTAAAGGCAAAGGTTTATCTTCAACAGGCCTTGCAAATTATCTTAATTTAGATCCATATCTTATCATCACAAAACGTCAAATTCTTTTTGGAGAGTTTTTCTTGTGACAGTGGCATCCCACCTATCTTTTATCAGATAAGGCCTGCAACTGAATGGTGGTGGGCATCTGAATTGAGTCAAGTTCAGATGTGCAAGTAACTGCTTTATTCATCTTTTTGATTTCTCAAGTGTCTTGCTTCTTGACGAGAAATTAGAAGCCAGATTGATACACAATGGCTTACTACAGCTCTAGCTATTATATGGATGATCATGGTGAGTACGATGGGGATTACCCTTTAACCCATTCCTATAGTAGTTATGATTCTGCTGCAGTTCAAGATTCAATGGCTTATTCCAGCTACAAGTCCAATGATTACCAAATTTTTGCCTATGATCCGATTCCTCTTTTCGTTGCCTACGATCCTGTTTCAAGCTATTCAAGAACTGCATATTCTGTATCCACTTCCAGCGAACCCAAGTATATTCAGTATGATCCTGATCTTTACTTTCCTGCTCAGACTCAGTTCATCATATCTTACTCTGTTTCAGAGTCTGGAGAGCCTGATTTTGAAGAATATGATCCAACACCTTATGGTGGTGGCTATGATCTGACTCAGACCTATGGCAAACCCCTTCCACCTTCTGATGAAACTTGTTATCCTCGCTCCACGCATGATCTAGGTACCTTACCCTTAAATGGAGTCTCTTCTGTGCCGATAACATCCCCTATTGGAGAAAAGGAAGTTGAAGAGCTTGCAAAAACACCCCCGAGCGAAAGCCAACCACAACCACCCGCCATCAACGAGACAGAGCAGCAGCAGCTAGGTGAGTATGACCATGACCATGGCAATTCTCAGAGGGAGCCTTTAGACTTGTATCCTGGAGAGGAAAGCAAGGAAAAGTATGGTGATGATCACTCTCCTTGGTCTGGGTATGGCAACGGATATGAGTATGAGAAACAAGTGTCAGTGCCTGAAATTCCATCTGGGTATGGGTTGGAAGCAATGGATCTTTGTGAAGGTTTATTTGGGTACTGGCCCTGCCTGACTCGTTATGCAAGGAGAGTGAACGATTGTCAACAAGTTGCAGATTATGGAAATTGCAGCAATCAATGGAAAGAAAGTGCTGATTATCTGTTTGGGAATCCATATCCATACGGCGAAAGAAGTGATGATGCTCGCAGTTATGGGAACGCTGTGTATAGCTAT encodes the following:
- the LOC131176855 gene encoding uncharacterized protein LOC131176855 yields the protein MAYYSSSYYMDDHGEYDGDYPLTHSYSSYDSAAVQDSMAYSSYKSNDYQIFAYDPIPLFVAYDPVSSYSRTAYSVSTSSEPKYIQYDPDLYFPAQTQFIISYSVSESGEPDFEEYDPTPYGGGYDLTQTYGKPLPPSDETCYPRSTHDLGTLPLNGVSSVPITSPIGEKEVEELAKTPPSESQPQPPAINETEQQQLGEYDHDHGNSQREPLDLYPGEESKEKYGDDHSPWSGYGNGYEYEKQVSVPEIPSGYGLEAMDLCEGLFGYWPCLTRYARRVNDCQQVADYGNCSNQWKESADYLFGNPYPYGERSDDARSYGNAVYSYERHYQQVEDSWSA